A window of Aurantibacillus circumpalustris genomic DNA:
TTACAACTTCCCAGTATTCGTATAAAGTACTACCGGTCGCTTTTTCTGAATAGGGAATAATTAATGGAAGCAAAAGCAATACGCTTAACAGCAGCGAACCAAACATGTGTAACCACCACTTAACGTTTTTTGCTTTAATAATGTACTCTTTAAATTGATAAATAAATGAAATCAAAAAGAAAAAAAATAGTGTGATAAATAAAAGAAAACCCATATACATACCGCAGTAGAATTGATATATCAGAGCAATTAGACTTAACAGAAAATAGAAAGGATTCAGGTTTTTTAAATACACTACCGCTGCTAAAATGCACAGTGGAATAGCAAACCTTGGAAATAATTGCGCGTGTACAATTTGCGACTGAAGTGCAATAGAAAAAGCAAATATTAACGCACCTAGAGCTGCTGAATAAGGATTCCGGAATAAATAAAACAATAGAATATAACAGGAGAGGTAATTCAACAAAGTCATCAGGATAAACCAATACTGAAATGAATCCTGCGTGTTTTTACCGGCAAGCCTAAAAAGGGAATAGAATGGTGCAGAGCCTAAAAGGTTGTCGGAATAGGCAATGATGTTTTTTTCAGGATATATAAATGGAGCGTTCCAAAATTCTGAAATTTTACCGGTGAAAAAGAGATGTGCGTGCTCGAGAATGTAGTTGTTGAATCTCGCGTCACCAAGATCTCCGGGCACTTTCGAAAAGTCAGATGAAGTTATATTAATACAAAAAAACAGTAATCCGAAAATCAAGCCAATCAGACAAGGAATATGTTGCTGAAATGTTCTTAGCTGCATGAGCTGTAAATATAAACTATTAATTTATTTGGATTAGAATAAAACGATTCTTAAGGCTATGATAGAAGTTTTAAAATAAAAAAAAGCCACCTTGCTGAGGTGGCTTTCAATATTAAATTAAAGACTAGTGATGTTCTCCACCTTCATGGTTTTCTTCATGTGCTGCGCCTTCTGAGTGAGTAGCATCATGGTGACCATGTTTTAATGCAGCTTGTTGTTCAATGAAAATTTTATCAACACGAGTAAAATGTCCTGATGAGCCTGAATAAGTGCCTTCGGTTAAAATGATAAAAATAGTATAGAACATAAATACTATATAAGGAGCAAGAATTGCCCACTTAAAAAATTTAACTTCATGTTTAAGGTGCATAAACCATAACACGATGGCCGCTGCCTTAGCAAGTGTTAAAGTAATGAAAAGCGTTTTCAGCCATAAGGTTCCGCTCCAACCTTTGCTAGGAGCAAGAAAACCAACAACAAGTTCAAAAATGGTGATTGCTAACATCACCCAGAATACCTTCCATAAAACGCTGCGGTTCTTTTTTCCTTCTTCCTCACCGTGATTGGCCATCACTTCATATTGCGGATAATTATCGTGAAACTCTGACATAATTTTTATATTTTATTATTGAATACTATTAAACTTTAAACTTTTAAACTTTCTTCTTACAATAGGTAGAAGAAGGTAAATACAAATACCCAAACCAAATCTACAAAGTGCCAGTAAAGACCTACTTTTTCAACCATTTCATAATGCCCTCTACGCTCATAAGTTCCTTTAATAACATTTAAGAAAATAATAAAGTTGATTACAACACCACTAAATACGTGAGTTCCGTGAAATCCTGTAATAAAGAAAAAATAATTTGCAAATTGTGGAACGCCGTATTCATTCACAGTCATGTTTGCACCATGCCAAATTTGTTTTACATAGGCATTTGTTGCAGGATCCCATACATTTCGCAATGCACCATCATCAGTACCAATAATAAAATGATACCACTCCCAAGCTTGTGATCCAACGAAAGCAGCTCCACCAACAATTGTCCAAAACATCCAAGTAATAACACCTTTTCTGTCCATACGGTGACCAGCTTCTACCGCAAGTACCATCGTTACAGATGACATAATGAGAATGAAGGTCATTAAACCAACATAAGCCAATGGAATATGCTGTTCTACAAAAGGAAAGTGTGTAAATACATGTTCTGCTTTTGGCCAAACTTCCGCGTATTTATGACGGATAAAACCATAGGATATTAATAAACCTCCAAAAGTTAAAGCATCGGATACCAAGAAAAACCACATAAAGATTTTACCATAACTGAGATTAAAGGGAGATCTACCTCCGCCCCAAGCTTCTTTTGAATCAATTTCTGCTGAATGCGCCATAAAAAGTTAAATTTTCGTATGCAATATTAACGATAATTATATAAAAACAAAAACAAATATACCCATAACAAATCAAGAAAATGCCAATAAATAGCAGTTAGCTCAATTCCAAGGGAATCGGTTGAAGAATATTTTTTCAACAACGACTTTGTTAAGGAAACGGCAAGGGCTATAAGACCTCCCACCATATGCGCCAAATGTACAAGCGCTATTAAATACAAAAAAGAGCCTGAGGCATTTGCGTATTTACCAACAAAATAAATTCCTTCAGCAGTTAACTCTCTCCAAGCAGAAATTTGCGTAAAAAAGAAAGCAATACCGAGCGCGAATGTGAGAAACAAGCCCAAACTCGTAAGTAAGTAATTGTCTTTTTTTATTGCCCTTTGGGCTAAAAACATGGTTAAACTGCTACAAATGATTAGTTGTGTGCTAATTATAGCAATATCCGGTAGGTTAAACACGAGCCAGTTACCATTGTCCGCGCGCACAACATAGGCGCTTGTGAGTCCTGCAAAAAGCATAACAATGCTAACCATTCCTATGTATAAAAGCGGTTTTGCTGCTTTGCGCTCAGCCGCTTTAATTTCGGCCTTGTGGGGGTTTATTTTGTTTGTTTGTTTTGATTCCAATTTAAATAGTATTAGGCTTTTGTCATGAGTGCAACTTGCACAAGCGGTAAATAAATAAGTGTAATTAAAAATAATTTTTTTGCGTGTTCATTGGTTGGTAATCTATAAAAATTGTAGGCTTGGAGTAACAAAGCCAGTCCACATATCACACAGGCAATGGTACTGATTAAGCCAACAAAATGAAACACAAAAGGTAAAATACTCATTACTAATAAAAATACAGAATATAAAAGAATCTGAAACTTAGAAAACGCATCTTTTCCGCCTTTAGAGGGCAATAAATGAAAATCAGCTTTAGCGTAATCATCATTATTGAACCATGCCAAGGCCCAAAAGTGAGGGAATTGCCAAATAAACTGAATCATAAAAAGAAGTAATGTGAAAAAATTAATTTCTCCAAAACCTTTGGTTGCCGCTACACCGCCTATAAGAGTCGGTAAGGCTCCAGGAAACGCTCCTACAAAGACGGAAAAAGGTGTTTTACGTTTTAGTGGTGTGTATAACAAGGCATATAAGATGATTGACAGAAAACCTAAAATTCCACACAAAGGATTAGTATAAACCCAAAGTAAAATGGTACCTCCAATACCAAACACAGTGCAAAAAGCAAACGCTTCGTTTATAGATAAAACTTCAGTAGGCATAGGCCTATCTTTGGTCCTATCCATTAATTTATCAAGATCTTTTTCTATAATCTGATTAAATCCGTTTGCCGCTGAGGTTACAAGAAATCCACCTAGACTAAGTGCGAGTAACTGTGTCCATAGAACGGTTTCGGTAACAGTAAAATAGGTGATAATGGCAGAAAAAACAACCAATGCACCTAAACGGAATTTTGTTAGTTTAACAAAACCTGTAAATTTGGAATAAGTGTGAGAATCGGTCAAAATATTGCTTACTGTAGTCTCCAAAAAAAATGCAAATTTAGCATATATACTTTAAGTAGTTAAGTTTTTAAAAAAAACTAAAATATAGTTCCTGTCATACTGAATCTTCAGGAGATAATTTTTCCAGAATTTGACATGATTTGGTGAAATCTAAACTTTATTTTAATCGAATTGAAATTTAGTTTCGTCGATAATATTTAACTTTAGTCTAAATTCAACCCAAACTTGTTAAAATTGACGGAATTATAGCCTTAAATTTTAACATTTTACCTTCAAAATCCCTTTTATGTTAAATAATTTTTTACTTTTGTTCGATAATCTCAAAGAATTATGAATTTAAATCTTCTTAAAACAATTAGTGCCAGTTTATCAGTAGCCGTAATTTTAACAAGTTGCGATGGGCTTGGCAAAATGATAAAGAAACAAAAAGATATTCAATATACGGTAACCCCGAATCCTATTGAAATGCACGGTGATAGCATACAATTTAGCGTTAGCGGTAAATTTAGTCCAAAGTTGTTTCAAAAAAAGGTAACCTTAACGCTTACTCCTGTTATTAAATACGCAGGCGGTGAAAAAGCATTTAAGCCTGTTGTTTTGGTAGGAGAAAAATCTACAGATCCAGGTCAAAAAATCGGTTTTGCTTCAGGTGGGACATTTAGTTATGCGTCTGATAAGATTCCTTTTGAGCCAGGTATGCGTAATGCGAAAATAGAAGTTCGTGGAGAAGGTTCTATGAAGAAAAAGAAGAAATCATTTACTCCGGTTGAATTAGCGGATGGAACAATGGCTACTTCTTTGTTAGTGCGTAATGACGAGAAGCCAATGATGGCCAAGGATGCTTTTGTAAAAATTTTACCTGCAAATCAATCAACACATATATATTATGTAATCAACCAATCTGCAGTTCGTTCTTCTGAAATGAGTTCAGAGGAAATGAAAAACATTAATGCTTTTATTAAGAATAATTTGAGTAATGCATTTTATGAGTTTAAAGGAATTACAGTTTCAGCTTACGCATCTCCGGATGGAGAAACTGATAAGAACGAAAACTTAGCGAAAGATCGTGCAAATTCGGGGTCAGCAGCAATGATGAAAGAATTCCAAAAAAATAAAGATAACAACGTGACTTTTGGTAAAACGAAAGAACAGTTTGTTGTTGGAACTACTAAAGAAGATTGGGAAGGCTTCAAAAGTTTAATGGAACAATCTACAATGGCTGACAAAGATTTAATCTTACGTGTTTTAACCATGTATTCTGATGCTGACCAACGTCGTAAAGAAATTAAAAATCTTTCGAAGACTTACACTGAGTTAGCTGACAAAGTTTTACCAAAATTACGTCGTGCTGAAATAACAATTAACGTTGACAAAAAAGCACGCACAGATTCACAAATTTCTGAATTAGCAGTTTCAAGTCCTGATAGTTTATCTGTTGAAGAATTATTATACGCTGCAACATTGACTACTGATATTAATACACAAGCTCAAATATACGCTGCAGCTGAAAAGAAATACGGTAGCGATTGGAGAACTTCAAATAACTTAGGTTGTGTTCTTTTAATGCAAAATAAAGTTTCTGAAGCAGGTGATGCATTTAAACGTGCTGAGAAAGTTGCTGCAACTCAACCCGCTGTTTCAAATAACTTAGGAATTGTTGAAGCTAAAAATGGTAACCGTGCTGCGGCATTAGAGCTTTATGAAAAAGCTGGTTCTGGTGCCGAAACAAAATATAACAAAGCGATTCTTGAAGTACGTATGGGTAAATACTCTGACGCTGTGAGTGATTTCGGAAACTTTAAAGGACATAATTTAGCACTTGCACAAATGTTAAGTGGCAATAATGGATCAGTAAAAGAAACTCTTGACGCTAGTTCTGAAAAAGATATGGCATATAGTTTTTATTTAAGAGCTGTTTCATTTGCTCGTCAAGGTAACAATGGCGAAGTGTTAAGCAACTTAAAAATGGCAGTTGAAAAAGACAACGCATTGAAAGCTTATGCTAAAGATGATGTTGAATTTATCAAATTACGTTCTGATAGTGGTTTTACTGGTTTAGTAAACTAAGTTAAAACCTAATAAAAATTCAAACCCTTCTCCAAAAGAGAAGGGTTTTTTATTTGTGTAAAACTGCTTTTATTATATTTACAGCTTATTCTCCAAGAACAATGTCGAAGTATGCAAATACTGAATTAATTCTCACTCCAGAAAATAGGGTTTATCACCTCAATCTCAAAAATGAAGATATTGCGGACAATGTAATTTTGGTTGGCGATCAAAATAGAGTCGAACAGATTTCAAAATATTTCGATAGTATTGATTTTAAGACAGCACACAGAGAATTTATTACACATACAGGTTTTTTTAATGGGAAACGCATAACTGTTTTAAGCACCGGAATAGGAACTGATAATATTGACATTGTAATGAACGAGTTGGATGCGGCGGTGAACATTAATCCAGTAAAAAGAGAATTAAATGCTAAAACGCGATCATTAAATGTATTTCGTTTGGGAACGAGCGGTGCTTTGCAGGAGTATATTCCTGTTAATGGATTGGTGGTAAGCAGCTATGGCTTGGGCTTAGACGGCTTGCTGAATTTTTATGAAGGATGTAAGGCGATCAATGAAGATGAAATCAGTGAAGCCTTCATTAAACATATGAAGTGGCCTGCTCATTTAGCATATCCCTATTGTGTTTCAGCCAACCCTATGCTAATAAATGAATTTAAAGAATCAATTTATTTTAAAGGAATCACGGCTACAGCTCCTGGTTTTTACGGGCCTCAGGGTAGAGAAATAAGATTAAAAACAGCCTTGCCAGACCTTAATAATTTGCTGAATACTTTTAGTTCTAACAATTTTCAAATTATTAACTTTGAGATGGAGACTTCGGCGCTTTATGGTTTAGGTAAATTACTTAATCATAATTGTCTTACAGTTTGTGTGATTATAGCCAATCGCATGCGTAAAGAGTTTACAACAAATTATGCTGAGAGCATTAAAATACTAATAGAAAATAGTTTAAATAAAATATCGAATATTAAATGACTAAAGAAGAACTTGTAAAACAGATTAGAACAAAGAAAACCTTTTTGAGCGTAGGTCTTGATCCTGATTCGGAAAAATTACCTAAACATTTATTAGAAGATGAGAGCGATCCTATTTATGAATTTAATAAAGCAATTGTTGATGCAACGGCACCTTATTGTGTATCGTTTAAGCCGAACTCAGCTTTTTACGAGGCTTATGGCTTAAATGGAATAGCAAGTCTTGAAAAAACAATTCGTTATATTAAAACAAATTATCCAAATCATTTTTTAATTGCAGATGCAAAACGCGGTGATATAGGTAACACAAGTGCAATGTATGCCAAGGCTTTTTTTAGACGCTTAAATTGCGATGCCATCACCGTTGCTCCTTACATGGGAAGCGATTCTGTTAAACCGTTTTTACAGTTTGAAAATAAATGGGCAATTGTTCTTGGTCTAACGAGCAATGAAGGGTCATCAGACTTTCAGCAATTAAAAGTAGATGGAAATGATTTTTACATGCATGTAATTGAAACATGTGCTAAATGGGGAACCCAAGATAACATGATGTTTGTGATAGGCGCTACCAAAGCGAATTTATTAGAAGGTATTCGTAAAATTATTCCAAATCATTTTTTGCTTATTCCTGGCGTAGGAGCACAAGGTGGAAGTTTACAAGATGTGTGTAAGTATGGAATGAATAAAGAAGTTGGTTTGCTTGTCAATTCAAGTCGTGGAATCATATACGCGTCTTCGGGAAAAGATTTTGCTGAGAAGGCTGGCGCCGAGGCTAAGAAAATAGCGCAGGAAATGTCGGGGTTTCTCTAGTGTATGTTGTACATTGTAATTTGTAACATGTACCTTGTATAAGCAACAGAATATCTTATTGGTACACAAACAAGTTACATGGTACAAGTTACAGCATAACACTAACAAATAGGCGCACAGACAAGTTACTATTAACGTCATATAACCAAACATTAATTATGGAAGACAACAATCAAAACAACCAACCGCACTTAGATATCGAATTAAGTGAAGAAGTAGCAGAAGGAATTTATTCTAACCTTGCTATTATAACACATTCTCAAAGTGAGTTTGTAATTGACTTTGTAAAGATTATGCCAGGAGTTCCAAAAGCAAGAGTGAAGTCCCGTATTTTACTTACACCGCAGCATGCAAAACGTTTGGTGAAGGCACTCGCTGAGAACTTGCAGAAATTCGAGCAGATACACGGTAAAATAAAAGATGTAGACAATGGTTTTCCGATGAATTTTGGAGGCCCTACGGCACAGGCATAGGGCGAAATGTATTTGGTAGTGGTGTTTTCGAAAAATATTTGATTTCAAAAATGAATACACAAACTTACTATTATTGAACAAAGCATTCTATAATGGAGTTTAAAAAAGATCATTGGAAGATTCTAGTTATTTGTTTGCTTGGAGCGCTAAGGGTGTTTGTTTTTTCAGCTGGGTTCCCTTTTTTTAATAATGTTGACGAAGTTGCCCATTTAGATGTAGTGGTAAAATATAGTCATGGAGAAACGCCTCATTCATTTGAATTAATGTCAAAGGAGTCGGCGCGTTATTACGTTCGAAATGGTTCTTGTGAGTTTTCTATGTTAGTTGGTGATTGGTATAAGCCACTTAACTACGATACATTGAAAGATCCAAAACGGATAATTTTCGACGAAAATGAAAGTAAGTTTAGTAAAGTAATTAACTACGAATCGTTGCAGCCTCCTCTCTATTATACTTTGGCTGGTGGATGGAAAAAATTAGGTACTGCTTTCGGATTTAAAAATCTCTCGCTTTTATATTGGATTAGATTTCTCAACATTGTTTTTATTATTTTGCTCGTATTATTAGCGTATAAGGCTTCTGCGACTTTGTTTCCGGGCGATCGATTTCTTGTTTTTGGTGTGCCTTTAATAGTAGCCATGTTGCCGCAAGACACTTATTATTCAATTCAAAACGATGTGTTATCGCCGCTGTGTTTTGCACTAACCTTTGTTTTGCTTTTAAAATTTGTTCAAACAGATTTAGCTCAATCTCGTTTGGCAATTTTCACCGGCTTGGCAATTGCACTAACTGTGTTAGTTAAAGTAAGCAACCTTCCTTTATTAGGAATCGTAATACTGGCAGTAGTTTATAAAATGTATAAACTAAAATCGAATAAAAAATCGCGACACGTTTTTCTTCCACTTGCTTTGTTTGGCGCATTCACTTTCATTCCTATTATTTGTTGGTTGATGTGGAATTTTTATGTGTTAGGTGATATAACGGGTTCAGAAGGTAAAATAAATTTTTTTGGTTGGACGCATAAACCCTTTCTTGAATGGTTCAATCATCCCATATTTAGTAATTTTTCTGGAGTTTTCTTTATGTGGAAAGAGTTAATGATAACATTTTGGCGCGGCGAATTTGTATGGGGATCACAAAGAGTTGCAGAACCATTGATGGATTTTTTTTATTGGGTGTCTTCCTTAATTTTTGTTTTGGTTACACTAATTTTTGTGCAAAGAAAACTTAATCCATTTCAACGAAACGTAAACCGCTTTGTTTTTTTATGTTTTGTTTCAATGATAGCATACATGGTACTGCTTTCCATTAGTTTCGATTTTGGCGATAGTTTTTATCCGTCTAAGGCTAGCCCCTATTTTACTTCAGGTCGATTAATTAGCGCAGTTTTGTTGCCCTTTGCACTTTTATATGCTCAAGGATTTAACTGGTTGTTTTCCTGGATAAAAAATGAGCGACTTCGTTTTCTTTTATTAATAGGTGTAGTTTTCGTAATAACATTATCAGAAATTTCTGCTAGCCAAAAAGTATTTTTAAGCAATTTCAATTGGTTTCGATTTTAGCTTTCAATTATTTTAAATTTCCAAATTTTTTTAAATAAGTTTCATAACACGTCCGCTCATTTTGTTGAAAAAACAAATTTCAAAAGCTAGTGAATACAGCTATTTTTAAGCAAAATCAAGATAAGAACTATGAACGAAGCACGCTTACATTTTAAAATTGCAGATCTATTAAACTTAAATTCAAAAGATGTTACCGCAACGGTTAACTTATTAGATGAAGGAGGTACTGTTCCTTTTATTTCGCGTTACCGGAAAGAAGTTACCGGTAGCTTAGATGAGGTTCAAATCGCACAAATTCGTGATGAAATTGAACGCTTGCGTCAGCTAGAACAACGCAGAGATTCAATATTAAAATCTATCGACTCTCAAAACAAATTGACCGAAGAATTAAAAGAAAAAATAATGGCTGCTGAAACACTCAGCAAACTAGAAGATCTTTATTTGCCATATAAACCCAAACGCCGCACTAAAGCTACCATTGCCAAAGAGAAAGGACTAGAACCATTGGCTTTATTTATTTTGGAGCAAAAAAGTAATGCTGTATTTGAGGAAGCTGAAAAATTTATTTCTGAAGAGAAAGAAGTTCCTTCTGTTTTAGAGGCATTGCAAGGAGCTCGTGATATTATTGCTGAGGTTATGAGTGAAGATGCCATTGTACGTGAAAATCTTCGCGAACTTTTTAAAAAGTCGGCTACTATTAAAAGTCGTTTAATAAAAGGAAAAGATGAGGAAGGTGAAAAGTTCGAAGATTATTTCGAGTGGGAAGAAAAATTAATGACTTGTCCTTCACACCGATTGCTAGCGATGCGTCGTGGTGAAAAAGAAGATATTTTAATATTGGATATTACGGTTGATAATGATGAG
This region includes:
- the cyoE gene encoding heme o synthase — encoded protein: METTVSNILTDSHTYSKFTGFVKLTKFRLGALVVFSAIITYFTVTETVLWTQLLALSLGGFLVTSAANGFNQIIEKDLDKLMDRTKDRPMPTEVLSINEAFAFCTVFGIGGTILLWVYTNPLCGILGFLSIILYALLYTPLKRKTPFSVFVGAFPGALPTLIGGVAATKGFGEINFFTLLLFMIQFIWQFPHFWALAWFNNDDYAKADFHLLPSKGGKDAFSKFQILLYSVFLLVMSILPFVFHFVGLISTIACVICGLALLLQAYNFYRLPTNEHAKKLFLITLIYLPLVQVALMTKA
- a CDS encoding TPR end-of-group domain-containing protein encodes the protein MNLNLLKTISASLSVAVILTSCDGLGKMIKKQKDIQYTVTPNPIEMHGDSIQFSVSGKFSPKLFQKKVTLTLTPVIKYAGGEKAFKPVVLVGEKSTDPGQKIGFASGGTFSYASDKIPFEPGMRNAKIEVRGEGSMKKKKKSFTPVELADGTMATSLLVRNDEKPMMAKDAFVKILPANQSTHIYYVINQSAVRSSEMSSEEMKNINAFIKNNLSNAFYEFKGITVSAYASPDGETDKNENLAKDRANSGSAAMMKEFQKNKDNNVTFGKTKEQFVVGTTKEDWEGFKSLMEQSTMADKDLILRVLTMYSDADQRRKEIKNLSKTYTELADKVLPKLRRAEITINVDKKARTDSQISELAVSSPDSLSVEELLYAATLTTDINTQAQIYAAAEKKYGSDWRTSNNLGCVLLMQNKVSEAGDAFKRAEKVAATQPAVSNNLGIVEAKNGNRAAALELYEKAGSGAETKYNKAILEVRMGKYSDAVSDFGNFKGHNLALAQMLSGNNGSVKETLDASSEKDMAYSFYLRAVSFARQGNNGEVLSNLKMAVEKDNALKAYAKDDVEFIKLRSDSGFTGLVN
- a CDS encoding DUF2142 domain-containing protein, with amino-acid sequence MEFKKDHWKILVICLLGALRVFVFSAGFPFFNNVDEVAHLDVVVKYSHGETPHSFELMSKESARYYVRNGSCEFSMLVGDWYKPLNYDTLKDPKRIIFDENESKFSKVINYESLQPPLYYTLAGGWKKLGTAFGFKNLSLLYWIRFLNIVFIILLVLLAYKASATLFPGDRFLVFGVPLIVAMLPQDTYYSIQNDVLSPLCFALTFVLLLKFVQTDLAQSRLAIFTGLAIALTVLVKVSNLPLLGIVILAVVYKMYKLKSNKKSRHVFLPLALFGAFTFIPIICWLMWNFYVLGDITGSEGKINFFGWTHKPFLEWFNHPIFSNFSGVFFMWKELMITFWRGEFVWGSQRVAEPLMDFFYWVSSLIFVLVTLIFVQRKLNPFQRNVNRFVFLCFVSMIAYMVLLSISFDFGDSFYPSKASPYFTSGRLISAVLLPFALLYAQGFNWLFSWIKNERLRFLLLIGVVFVITLSEISASQKVFLSNFNWFRF
- a CDS encoding cytochrome c oxidase subunit 3; its protein translation is MESKQTNKINPHKAEIKAAERKAAKPLLYIGMVSIVMLFAGLTSAYVVRADNGNWLVFNLPDIAIISTQLIICSSLTMFLAQRAIKKDNYLLTSLGLFLTFALGIAFFFTQISAWRELTAEGIYFVGKYANASGSFLYLIALVHLAHMVGGLIALAVSLTKSLLKKYSSTDSLGIELTAIYWHFLDLLWVYLFLFLYNYR
- the pyrF gene encoding orotidine-5'-phosphate decarboxylase, which translates into the protein MTKEELVKQIRTKKTFLSVGLDPDSEKLPKHLLEDESDPIYEFNKAIVDATAPYCVSFKPNSAFYEAYGLNGIASLEKTIRYIKTNYPNHFLIADAKRGDIGNTSAMYAKAFFRRLNCDAITVAPYMGSDSVKPFLQFENKWAIVLGLTSNEGSSDFQQLKVDGNDFYMHVIETCAKWGTQDNMMFVIGATKANLLEGIRKIIPNHFLLIPGVGAQGGSLQDVCKYGMNKEVGLLVNSSRGIIYASSGKDFAEKAGAEAKKIAQEMSGFL
- a CDS encoding cytochrome c oxidase subunit 3 is translated as MAHSAEIDSKEAWGGGRSPFNLSYGKIFMWFFLVSDALTFGGLLISYGFIRHKYAEVWPKAEHVFTHFPFVEQHIPLAYVGLMTFILIMSSVTMVLAVEAGHRMDRKGVITWMFWTIVGGAAFVGSQAWEWYHFIIGTDDGALRNVWDPATNAYVKQIWHGANMTVNEYGVPQFANYFFFITGFHGTHVFSGVVINFIIFLNVIKGTYERRGHYEMVEKVGLYWHFVDLVWVFVFTFFYLL
- a CDS encoding cytochrome C oxidase subunit IV family protein, whose translation is MSEFHDNYPQYEVMANHGEEEGKKNRSVLWKVFWVMLAITIFELVVGFLAPSKGWSGTLWLKTLFITLTLAKAAAIVLWFMHLKHEVKFFKWAILAPYIVFMFYTIFIILTEGTYSGSSGHFTRVDKIFIEQQAALKHGHHDATHSEGAAHEENHEGGEHH
- a CDS encoding DUF3467 domain-containing protein, with product MEDNNQNNQPHLDIELSEEVAEGIYSNLAIITHSQSEFVIDFVKIMPGVPKARVKSRILLTPQHAKRLVKALAENLQKFEQIHGKIKDVDNGFPMNFGGPTAQA
- a CDS encoding nucleoside phosphorylase, which encodes MSKYANTELILTPENRVYHLNLKNEDIADNVILVGDQNRVEQISKYFDSIDFKTAHREFITHTGFFNGKRITVLSTGIGTDNIDIVMNELDAAVNINPVKRELNAKTRSLNVFRLGTSGALQEYIPVNGLVVSSYGLGLDGLLNFYEGCKAINEDEISEAFIKHMKWPAHLAYPYCVSANPMLINEFKESIYFKGITATAPGFYGPQGREIRLKTALPDLNNLLNTFSSNNFQIINFEMETSALYGLGKLLNHNCLTVCVIIANRMRKEFTTNYAESIKILIENSLNKISNIK